In Clostridium sp. JN-1, one genomic interval encodes:
- a CDS encoding copper-translocating P-type ATPase, translated as MLSKTLKIEGMTCAACAKAVERASKKLDGVAEANVNLATERLTVSFDDSKLKISDIQAAVEKAGYKALVEVTTKTLKIEGMTCAACAKAAERAAKKIDGVTEANVNFAAEKLKVSFEPSKAKLSDIKKVIEKAGYKALEEEYTVDEDKQRKEKEIKSLWNRFIVSAVFAVPLLIIAMGPMVLEKLNYMLPPIIDPMKHIEVFAVIQLILVLPIIVTGRKYFTVGFRALLKKSPNMDSLIAIGASAAFLYSVFGVYKILSENKWHDLYFESAGIILTLITLGKYLESVAKGKTSEAIKKLMGLAPKTAIIIREGKEEEISIDEVEANDIVLVKPGEKIPVDGEVIEGITSIDESMLTGESIPVEKTAGDKVIGASINKNGSIKYKATRVGKDTVLAQIIKLVEDAQGTKAPIAKLADVISGYFVPVVISLALISAIAWFMYGKPTAFVITIFISVLVIACPCALGLATPTAIMVGTGKGAEYGVLIKSGTALETAHRIQTIVFDKTGTITEGKPRVTDVITNGEIEENYLLQLAASAEKGSEHPLGEAIVKGAEEIGLEFKKLDFFRAIPGYGIEVTIDNNKMLLGNRKLMTQGNISLGSLENTSNRLASEGKTPMYAALDNKLIGIIAVADTVKENSKKAIEKLHSMGIEVAMITGDNKKTAGAIARQVGIDRILAEVLPQDKANEVKKLQAENKKVAMVGDGINDAPALAQSDVGIAIGSGTDVAMESADIVLMRSDLVDVVTAIELSKKTITNIKENLFWAFGYNTLGIPVAMGVLYIFGGPLLNPMIAALAMSLSSVSVLTNALRLRGFKPAV; from the coding sequence ATGTTAAGCAAAACATTAAAGATAGAAGGGATGACTTGCGCAGCTTGTGCTAAGGCAGTTGAAAGAGCATCAAAAAAGCTGGATGGTGTGGCTGAGGCAAATGTAAATCTTGCTACAGAAAGGTTAACTGTAAGCTTTGATGATTCAAAGCTGAAAATTTCAGATATACAAGCAGCAGTAGAAAAGGCAGGATACAAAGCTTTAGTTGAGGTTACAACTAAAACTTTAAAGATAGAAGGTATGACTTGTGCAGCTTGTGCAAAGGCTGCTGAAAGAGCGGCAAAGAAGATAGATGGAGTTACTGAAGCTAATGTAAACTTCGCTGCAGAAAAGTTAAAGGTAAGTTTTGAACCTTCAAAAGCAAAATTATCAGATATAAAAAAAGTCATAGAAAAAGCAGGATATAAGGCTTTAGAAGAGGAATATACTGTAGATGAGGATAAGCAAAGAAAAGAAAAAGAAATAAAAAGTTTGTGGAATAGATTCATAGTATCAGCAGTATTTGCCGTTCCATTGCTAATAATAGCTATGGGACCTATGGTATTAGAAAAGTTAAATTATATGCTTCCACCAATAATAGATCCGATGAAGCATATAGAAGTATTTGCGGTAATACAACTTATATTAGTACTGCCTATTATAGTTACTGGAAGAAAATACTTTACAGTAGGCTTTAGAGCTTTATTAAAAAAGAGCCCAAATATGGATTCCCTTATTGCTATAGGAGCTTCTGCAGCTTTTTTATACAGTGTTTTTGGAGTATATAAAATACTCTCAGAAAACAAATGGCATGACTTATATTTTGAATCCGCAGGTATAATTCTCACTCTTATAACCTTAGGTAAATATTTAGAGTCAGTAGCTAAAGGAAAAACTTCAGAAGCAATAAAGAAGCTTATGGGACTTGCCCCTAAGACAGCAATAATAATTAGAGAAGGAAAAGAAGAAGAAATTTCTATAGATGAAGTAGAAGCTAACGATATAGTACTAGTAAAACCAGGTGAAAAAATTCCAGTAGATGGAGAAGTAATTGAAGGAATAACTTCCATAGATGAATCAATGCTTACAGGTGAAAGTATACCTGTAGAAAAAACTGCTGGAGATAAGGTTATTGGTGCAAGTATTAATAAAAATGGTTCTATAAAATATAAAGCTACAAGAGTTGGTAAGGATACAGTACTAGCACAAATTATAAAATTAGTAGAAGATGCACAAGGCACTAAGGCTCCTATAGCTAAACTTGCAGACGTTATATCTGGTTATTTTGTGCCAGTAGTAATAAGCTTGGCTTTAATTTCAGCTATTGCTTGGTTTATGTATGGAAAGCCAACAGCTTTTGTAATTACAATATTTATTTCTGTACTAGTAATAGCATGTCCGTGTGCTTTAGGGCTTGCAACACCTACTGCTATAATGGTAGGCACAGGAAAAGGGGCAGAGTACGGGGTACTTATAAAAAGTGGTACTGCACTAGAAACAGCTCATAGAATACAAACTATTGTATTTGACAAGACAGGAACTATAACTGAAGGAAAACCAAGGGTTACAGATGTAATAACTAATGGAGAAATAGAAGAAAATTACTTACTTCAACTAGCAGCTTCTGCAGAAAAGGGATCGGAGCACCCATTAGGAGAAGCAATAGTAAAAGGTGCAGAAGAAATAGGATTAGAATTTAAAAAGTTAGATTTCTTCAGAGCTATTCCAGGTTACGGAATAGAGGTTACAATAGATAATAACAAGATGCTTTTGGGAAATAGAAAGCTTATGACTCAAGGTAATATTTCCCTAGGAAGCTTAGAGAATACATCGAATAGATTAGCCTCTGAAGGTAAGACACCTATGTATGCAGCACTTGATAATAAGCTAATTGGTATTATTGCAGTAGCAGATACAGTAAAGGAAAATAGTAAAAAAGCTATAGAAAAGCTTCACTCTATGGGAATTGAAGTTGCCATGATAACAGGAGATAACAAAAAAACTGCAGGGGCTATAGCAAGACAGGTTGGTATAGATAGAATACTTGCAGAGGTTTTACCACAGGATAAAGCTAATGAAGTCAAAAAACTTCAAGCTGAAAACAAAAAAGTAGCCATGGTTGGAGATGGTATAAATGATGCTCCAGCTCTAGCACAGTCAGATGTAGGTATAGCTATAGGTTCGGGAACAGATGTAGCTATGGAATCAGCAGATATCGTACTTATGAGAAGTGATCTAGTAGATGTTGTAACAGCAATAGAGCTAAGTAAAAAAACTATAACAAATATAAAAGAAAATTTATTTTGGGCATTTGGATACAATACGCTGGGTATACCAGTGGCAATGGGAGTTCTTTATATCTTCGGAGGACCGCTTCTAAATCCAATGATAGCAGCATTAGCCATGAGCCTAAGTTCAGTATCAGTATTAACAAATGCATTAAGGCTAAGAGGCTTTAAACCAGCAGTATAG
- a CDS encoding cation transporter: MKKRIIVDGMSCGHCVNHVKNALEEINGVTNVSVDLASKTAVVEANSDVKDGDIKFAVEDAGYEVVSIEEA; encoded by the coding sequence ATGAAAAAAAGAATAATTGTTGATGGGATGAGCTGCGGACACTGTGTTAACCATGTTAAGAATGCTTTAGAAGAGATTAACGGGGTAACTAATGTAAGTGTTGATTTGGCTTCTAAAACTGCAGTAGTTGAAGCTAATAGTGATGTTAAAGATGGCGATATAAAATTTGCTGTTGAAGATGCAGGTTATGAAGTAGTAAGTATAGAAGAAGCATAG
- a CDS encoding glucosaminidase domain-containing protein encodes MNSFAENLKYIKVLDKNEVLVLRNYIYKKYVSNTKVENAKLLSNTVNHIIYSKLTGLPDKFKQSIKVNTLKSTFMNNKNSITILDILDSCLKDELLLNNFTSQLVTWVNLYTKNKINLDEFYSYLNTKNIKVNKSTAIADENPTNSSNTFNIKGNDSISRLKCNSHTIVLAISLILFVSLYIVTRFSPIQFTKVGYESRDILGINKQVQAYGEFSNLHLPKYMRYTNINEKKLKEFLNERNSLLASEPYFSTILNTSRKFNLNPILLFAITGQEQNFVPRSDSSCEKIANNPFNVYHSWQEYNTNIKDSSAIAARTVINLAKGMPKDSDPFLWIGQQYAEDKNWGNGVKSIFNELSSYVQ; translated from the coding sequence ATGAATTCTTTTGCAGAAAATTTAAAATACATAAAAGTTCTCGATAAAAACGAAGTTTTAGTTTTGCGAAATTATATTTATAAGAAGTATGTAAGTAATACAAAAGTTGAAAATGCAAAGTTATTATCTAATACAGTCAATCATATAATATATTCAAAATTAACTGGTTTACCTGATAAATTCAAGCAGTCAATAAAAGTTAATACTTTAAAAAGTACTTTTATGAATAACAAAAACTCAATTACAATATTGGATATACTTGATTCATGTTTAAAAGATGAATTACTATTGAATAACTTTACAAGTCAACTTGTAACTTGGGTTAATTTGTATACAAAAAACAAAATAAATTTGGATGAATTTTATTCTTATTTGAATACTAAAAACATTAAAGTAAATAAAAGTACAGCTATAGCAGATGAAAACCCTACCAATTCAAGTAATACTTTTAACATTAAGGGCAATGATAGTATTTCGCGTTTAAAGTGTAATAGTCATACAATTGTCCTAGCTATTTCCTTAATTTTGTTTGTATCGTTATATATTGTTACTAGATTTTCACCAATACAGTTTACTAAAGTTGGATACGAAAGCAGGGATATTTTAGGAATCAACAAACAAGTACAAGCATATGGTGAATTTTCAAATCTCCATCTTCCTAAATATATGAGATACACAAATATAAATGAGAAAAAGCTAAAGGAATTTCTAAATGAGCGTAATTCACTTTTAGCATCAGAACCTTATTTTAGTACTATACTTAATACATCGAGAAAGTTTAATTTAAATCCAATTTTGCTCTTTGCAATAACTGGTCAAGAACAAAATTTTGTTCCAAGGAGTGATTCTTCTTGTGAGAAGATAGCAAATAACCCTTTTAATGTTTACCACAGCTGGCAAGAATATAATACAAACATAAAGGATTCATCTGCTATAGCAGCAAGGACGGTTATAAATTTAGCTAAAGGCATGCCTAAAGATTCAGACCCATTTTTATGGATAGGACAGCAGTATGCAGAAGATAAAAACTGGGGAAATGGTGTAAAATCAATATTCAATGAACTATCATCATACGTTCAATAA
- a CDS encoding MBL fold metallo-hydrolase encodes MEIKKVKGNTFCIDTGITYIPFYKINDEEIIMFDSGWAKGERQGIDEMLEKNKFKVAAIICSHAHIDHIGNNAYLKKKYNCIIAMSEYEAFICSSAVNLKVYYSNQTLSEVKEHFGHMICETDIMISNEQSSICVCGIKFKILHTPGHSTAHICIITPDDAAYLGDALISYEVMNGAKMPYALMLKEDLESKNKLYNLKCSKYIVAHKGIYDDIKELITDNISFYKHRSEKVYEVIKGTMRIEDIFKTVVENFNIHINSIYKYNVIDRSLKSYIEYLNEEGKIEAGIYDGFLKYSRVNNLK; translated from the coding sequence ATGGAGATAAAAAAGGTAAAAGGAAATACATTTTGCATTGACACGGGAATAACGTACATACCATTTTATAAAATTAATGATGAAGAAATTATAATGTTTGATTCAGGTTGGGCAAAAGGAGAAAGACAGGGAATAGATGAAATGCTTGAAAAAAACAAATTTAAAGTTGCTGCAATAATATGCAGTCACGCTCACATAGATCATATTGGAAATAATGCTTATTTAAAGAAAAAGTATAATTGTATAATTGCAATGTCAGAATATGAAGCTTTTATCTGTAGTTCTGCAGTTAATTTAAAAGTTTATTACAGTAATCAAACACTATCTGAAGTTAAAGAACATTTTGGACATATGATTTGTGAAACGGACATTATGATATCAAATGAGCAAAGCAGCATATGTGTTTGTGGTATTAAATTTAAAATTCTTCATACACCAGGGCACAGTACCGCACATATATGTATTATTACACCTGATGATGCTGCATATTTAGGAGATGCTTTAATAAGTTATGAGGTTATGAATGGAGCTAAAATGCCTTATGCACTTATGCTTAAAGAGGATTTAGAAAGTAAGAATAAACTTTATAATTTAAAATGTAGTAAATACATAGTTGCACATAAAGGTATTTATGATGATATAAAAGAACTTATAACAGATAACATAAGTTTTTATAAGCACAGATCAGAAAAAGTATATGAAGTCATAAAGGGAACTATGAGAATTGAAGATATTTTTAAGACGGTAGTTGAGAATTTTAATATTCATATAAACAGTATATATAAATATAACGTGATAGATAGGTCGTTAAAATCATATATTGAATATTTAAATGAAGAAGGAAAAATAGAAGCAGGTATATATGATGGATTTCTCAAGTATTCAAGAGTAAACAATTTAAAGTAG
- a CDS encoding NADH:flavin oxidoreductase codes for MNSLFDITKINNMMLKNRFVRSATYEEMADKNGHITDKLFNLYKNLSEGGVGLIITSYTTIFRYDKPAPKILGIYDDSFVDEYKKLTDMVHKNNCKIIMQIVHGKEYINKEKGIKSLGLCDDMSRVDIDNIVKAFGNAAYRAKQANFDGIQIHAAHGYYLSRSLSHIYNTRTDEYGGPIENRARLILEVYDEIRSRVGSDFNIFIKLNCSDFEDGGADFNDCQYVCKALDKKGINAIEISGGDGIWNTNVNKESIYKDYAEKIAEEISAPVILVGLNRSICNMDRILNDSKIQYFSMARPFICEPDLINKWVNGLTTKSKCICCGNCFKDDKNCILNS; via the coding sequence ATGAACTCTTTATTTGATATCACAAAGATAAATAATATGATGTTAAAAAATAGATTTGTACGTTCAGCAACATATGAGGAAATGGCAGATAAAAATGGACATATAACTGATAAATTGTTTAATCTCTATAAAAATCTATCAGAAGGTGGGGTTGGATTAATTATAACAAGTTATACTACAATATTTAGGTATGACAAACCAGCACCTAAAATACTTGGAATATATGATGATTCTTTTGTAGACGAGTATAAAAAGCTCACGGATATGGTACACAAAAATAATTGTAAGATTATAATGCAAATAGTGCATGGGAAGGAATATATAAATAAAGAAAAAGGTATAAAATCTTTAGGCTTATGCGATGATATGTCAAGGGTAGATATAGATAACATAGTAAAGGCATTTGGAAATGCTGCTTATAGGGCAAAACAAGCAAATTTTGATGGAATTCAAATTCATGCAGCTCATGGTTACTATTTAAGCAGGAGCTTAAGTCACATTTATAATACTAGAACTGATGAGTATGGCGGTCCAATAGAAAATAGGGCAAGATTGATACTTGAAGTATATGATGAAATACGCAGTAGAGTTGGCAGTGATTTTAACATATTTATAAAATTAAATTGTTCAGATTTTGAGGATGGTGGAGCTGATTTTAATGATTGTCAGTATGTATGTAAGGCTTTAGATAAAAAAGGTATAAATGCCATAGAAATAAGCGGCGGCGACGGAATTTGGAATACTAATGTGAATAAAGAGTCTATATATAAAGATTATGCTGAGAAAATAGCTGAAGAAATAAGTGCACCTGTAATATTGGTAGGATTAAATAGGAGCATATGTAATATGGATAGGATACTAAATGATTCAAAAATACAGTATTTTTCCATGGCAAGACCCTTTATATGTGAGCCTGATCTCATAAATAAATGGGTAAATGGTCTAACAACTAAATCAAAATGTATATGCTGTGGTAATTGTTTCAAAGATGATAAGAATTGCATATTGAACTCATAA